Proteins from a single region of Raphanus sativus cultivar WK10039 unplaced genomic scaffold, ASM80110v3 Scaffold1164, whole genome shotgun sequence:
- the LOC130503830 gene encoding G-type lectin S-receptor-like serine/threonine-protein kinase RLK1 → MGVVSCWILHLVLVLQLQVLVVLSKNIISGTVPVGESLTASESQQFSSSWLSPSGDFTFGFRKIKPNNGFTLSIWFDNIPDKTIVWHAQTVNTTTSLVPDGSKVTLTADHGLVLTDPGGQQLWSSSLPQIRSSVSRGLITDGGNFRLLSEHSDVALWSSFANPTDTLLPTQSIEVRGNLSSRRKETSFQKGRFRLRLGDDGDLQLLTLNSETLAETDVYFSYYSSNTNDPHNPGNRLVFNETGYMYVVMRDNRTRFYVNKKDPVPSKDFYHRAVLHFDGVFSQYYHPKRQGLNNSNNGWSLAWSEPENICAKRFGPYLDGNELGNLACGFNNICILRDNHRPKCECPERFLLVDPNDEYGDCKPDFEMETCGPGNNRTETANQDANLYEFVTLRMTNWPSGDYKRYSNYDEGRCKATCLNDCFCGAVVLGRDRFCWKKKKFPLSYGIRDTNGDSNTFVKVLKLGSRS, encoded by the exons ATGGGTGTTGTCTCTTGTTGGATACTCCATCTTGTTCTCGTTTTGCAACTACAAGTACTTGTTGTTTTGTCTAAGAACATCATCAGCGGAACGGTTCCTGTGGGAGAATCTCTGACCGCTTCAGAGTCCCAACAATTCTCCAGTTCATGGCTTTCCCCTTCCGGTGACTTTACTTTTGGGTTCCGCAAGATCAAACCAAACAATGGTTTCACTCTCTCTATATGGTTCGACAATATTCCTGACAAGACTATTGTGTGGCATGCACAAACCGTCAACACAACCACCAGTCTTGTCCCTGATGGATCGAAGGTCACATTAACCGCAGATCATGGTCTTGTCCTTACTGACCCTGGAGGTCAGCAGCTCTGGAGTTCTTCACTTCCTCAGATTAGGAGCTCTGTTTCTCGAGGGCTGATAACAGACGGCGGAAACTTCCGTCTGTTAAGTGAACATTCAGATGTCGCTTTATGGTCTAGCTTCGCTAATCCCACCGACACTCTCTTACCTACTCAA AGTATTGAAGTTAGAGGGAATCTCTCATCTCGTCGGAAAGAGACTAGCTTCCAGAAAGGAAGATTCAGACTACGTTTAGGTGATGATGGAGATCTTCAGCTTCTTACCCTCAACAGCGAGACGCTAGCAGAAACAGATGTTTACTTTTCGTACTACTCAAGTAACACCAACGATCCTCACAATCCCGGGAACAGATTGGTTTTCAACGAGACAGGCTACATGTATGTAGTAATGAGAGACAATAGAACAAGATTCTATGTCAACAAGAAAGATCCAGTACCCTCCAAAGACTTTTATCACCGTGCCGTTCTACATTTTGATGGAGTTTTCTCTCAGTACTATCATCCCAAGAGGCAAGGGCTTAATAATAGTAACAATGGATGGTCTCTGGCTTGGTCTGAACCGGAGAATATATGTGCAAAGAGGTTTGGGCCGTATCTTGATGGTAATGAGCTTGGGAATCTAGCTTGTGGGTTTAATAATATTTGCATTTTAAGAGACAACCATAGGCCAAAATGTGAATGCCCCGAGAGGTTTTTGTTGGTGGATCCAAATGACGAGTATGGTGATTGTAAACCTGATTTTGAGATGGAAACTTGTGGACCGGGGaataaccgaaccgaaaccgcgAACCAGGATGCAAATCTTTACGAGTTTGTGACTTTGAGAATGACAAATTGGCCATCAGGGGATTACAAGAGGTACTCAAACTATGATGAAGGAAGGTGTAAAGCAACTTGTCTCAATGACTGTTTTTGTGGAGCAGTGGTGCTTGGAAGAGATAGATTTtgttggaagaagaagaagtttccATTGTCTTATGGCATTAGAGATACGAATGGTGACAGTAATACATTCGTTAAGGTTCTTAAACTTGGATCGCGATCCTGA